Proteins from a genomic interval of Mycolicibacterium grossiae:
- a CDS encoding acyltransferase family protein, translating into MIAFWNRTLPTERRTDGTVPRSRLDALQGLRGCAALMVVIGHSLAIYRGASGIGNAPVDVYGALGVNTFFVISGFLMVYVHGNDFGQPAATRTFYARRIARIVPLYWAITILYGAKQVYFGNATISEILKSLFFIPFQNADGVWRPVLGLGWTLNYEMLFYLVFGLALFARRGLWLVVALFGSLTILHLAGAFSPENVLAFWSHPMILYFLAGVGIALLRRRIPGGPSFGVALGVAVVTLALTASAVDVGLPATIVSVVLPVAALVCVTVTALADSGAKDSLLRRLARSVGDASYSIYLTHSFVIAPAAKLGVAKLFPELPIVPFTLMMVPLSAFAGYLVFRYVEKPLIKAWTRTFVRRPASRTTTPART; encoded by the coding sequence ATGATTGCTTTCTGGAACCGTACGCTGCCAACGGAACGACGAACCGACGGAACGGTTCCACGCTCCAGGCTGGATGCGCTTCAGGGTCTGCGCGGATGCGCCGCGTTGATGGTGGTGATCGGCCACTCCCTGGCCATCTACCGCGGTGCTTCGGGAATCGGCAACGCGCCGGTCGACGTCTACGGAGCCCTTGGCGTCAACACCTTCTTCGTCATCAGCGGCTTCCTCATGGTCTACGTCCACGGCAACGACTTCGGCCAGCCTGCTGCTACGAGGACGTTCTACGCCAGACGTATCGCCCGCATCGTGCCGCTCTACTGGGCCATCACGATTCTCTACGGGGCCAAACAGGTCTACTTCGGCAACGCGACCATCTCAGAGATTCTCAAATCGCTATTCTTCATCCCGTTCCAGAACGCCGACGGCGTGTGGCGGCCCGTCCTCGGCCTCGGCTGGACCCTCAACTACGAAATGCTGTTCTATCTCGTCTTTGGGCTCGCGTTGTTCGCACGACGAGGCCTGTGGCTCGTCGTTGCGCTTTTCGGCTCGCTAACCATCCTGCACCTGGCGGGCGCTTTCAGCCCCGAGAATGTCTTGGCGTTCTGGTCGCATCCGATGATTCTCTACTTCCTCGCCGGGGTCGGAATCGCGCTGTTGCGCAGACGCATTCCTGGAGGACCGTCATTCGGCGTGGCGCTCGGTGTGGCCGTCGTGACGCTGGCGCTGACGGCATCAGCGGTAGACGTCGGGTTGCCTGCGACCATCGTCTCGGTGGTGCTTCCCGTCGCTGCGCTCGTCTGCGTGACGGTGACCGCGCTGGCGGACAGTGGCGCGAAGGACTCGCTGCTGCGAAGGCTGGCGCGCTCCGTGGGAGACGCTTCCTATTCGATCTACTTGACGCATAGCTTCGTCATCGCACCGGCCGCAAAGCTCGGAGTAGCGAAGCTCTTCCCCGAGTTACCCATCGTGCCGTTCACCTTGATGATGGTGCCGCTGTCCGCATTCGCGGGCTACCTGGTGTTCCGGTACGTCGAAAAGCCGTTGATCAAAGCGTGGACGCGTACCTTCGTGCGGCGGCCGGCTTCGCGAACCACAACGCCGGCCCGAACGTGA
- a CDS encoding PE-PPE domain-containing protein, with amino-acid sequence MTDPQSRNAAMCHRLPMRKSARAFLLVIVSLIGAIGLTIGAAFSAALAFGAVALIVPGTGTPNPGSVENYMSQAQKRYLQDTACADAASCSLQGIDYPASFWPLAIIPNWCRSGPDGCDKWDESVGKGTAQLTTQLNTVLTTTNEQVVVFGYSQGGAVVSNVLSGYINNLSQEQKDRIKVVTIGGIQTPDGGLWSRLGFFGYIPILDVTLQPPMNPNTGVDFISYAFHFDPVADAPRYWGNPFALLNAFAALETVHGYYLTPNGNGPDETLPYGYTDTTLATQLNCSASPKNCREDANGNQYIVIPATSLPIADLAYELTPSALRPLIKPFLELVAPAYRVLAELGYDYTGDPSVGTPLSILPFNPFTFNPVNFAVQFASAIVQGITNALGGGTSLSPLNPPTTSPAPTVAPAIQALSRLAGDQTPVATLAAATAGTEKAAGAAEAAQPVSSEPTVAQPEPVVDATPAVRAEPVVKEPATAAPVETLPATTEPVQTAPVTSDPTTTEPVKTEPVKTEPVQAKPVEAPSSTTEPVTEPTKTEPATTQPAKVEPIKPTTSTVTKEDPADTANKVEPKKADVGGAKDSDAAKDSDAKNGGDAGGSAGEAKAAA; translated from the coding sequence TTGACCGATCCGCAGTCCCGGAACGCCGCGATGTGTCACCGTTTACCCATGCGTAAGTCGGCGAGAGCGTTCCTGCTCGTCATCGTGTCCCTCATCGGCGCCATAGGCCTCACGATCGGCGCGGCCTTCTCGGCAGCGCTCGCCTTCGGCGCGGTCGCGCTCATCGTCCCGGGCACCGGCACGCCGAACCCCGGCAGCGTCGAGAACTACATGTCTCAGGCTCAGAAGCGGTACCTGCAGGACACTGCCTGCGCCGACGCCGCGTCGTGCTCACTGCAGGGCATCGACTACCCGGCGTCGTTCTGGCCGCTGGCGATCATCCCGAACTGGTGCCGCTCGGGCCCGGACGGGTGCGACAAGTGGGACGAGTCGGTCGGCAAGGGCACCGCCCAGCTGACCACCCAGCTGAACACCGTGCTGACCACCACCAACGAGCAGGTCGTCGTCTTCGGCTACTCGCAGGGCGGCGCCGTGGTCTCCAACGTGCTGTCGGGCTATATCAACAACCTCTCCCAGGAGCAGAAGGACCGGATCAAGGTCGTCACCATCGGCGGCATCCAGACGCCCGACGGCGGCCTGTGGTCGCGCCTCGGCTTCTTCGGCTACATCCCGATCCTCGACGTCACGCTGCAGCCGCCGATGAACCCGAACACCGGCGTCGACTTCATCAGCTACGCCTTCCACTTCGACCCCGTCGCCGACGCCCCACGCTATTGGGGCAACCCGTTCGCGCTGCTCAACGCTTTCGCGGCGCTGGAGACCGTGCACGGCTACTACCTCACCCCGAATGGCAACGGCCCCGATGAGACGCTGCCGTATGGCTACACCGACACCACGCTTGCGACCCAATTGAACTGCTCGGCGAGCCCGAAGAATTGCCGCGAGGACGCCAACGGCAATCAGTACATCGTCATCCCGGCGACGTCGCTGCCGATTGCCGACCTGGCTTATGAACTCACGCCCAGCGCGCTGCGGCCGCTGATCAAGCCCTTCCTCGAACTGGTGGCCCCGGCCTACCGCGTCCTCGCCGAGCTGGGCTACGACTACACCGGCGACCCCAGCGTCGGCACGCCGCTGTCGATTCTTCCGTTCAACCCGTTCACCTTCAACCCGGTGAACTTCGCAGTGCAGTTCGCCAGCGCGATCGTCCAGGGCATCACCAACGCCCTGGGCGGCGGCACCAGCCTCTCGCCGCTGAACCCGCCGACCACGTCCCCGGCGCCGACCGTCGCGCCGGCGATCCAGGCGCTCAGCCGGCTGGCGGGCGATCAGACGCCGGTCGCGACGCTCGCCGCGGCCACAGCGGGTACCGAGAAGGCGGCCGGTGCCGCGGAGGCGGCTCAGCCCGTCTCGAGCGAACCCACTGTGGCGCAGCCGGAACCGGTCGTCGACGCGACTCCGGCCGTCCGTGCCGAACCCGTCGTGAAGGAGCCGGCGACGGCCGCGCCGGTCGAGACCCTGCCGGCGACGACCGAACCCGTGCAGACCGCGCCGGTCACGAGCGATCCGACCACGACCGAGCCAGTGAAGACCGAGCCAGTGAAGACCGAGCCCGTTCAGGCCAAGCCCGTCGAGGCCCCGTCGAGCACGACTGAACCGGTGACCGAGCCGACCAAGACCGAGCCGGCCACGACGCAACCGGCGAAGGTGGAGCCGATCAAGCCGACGACGTCCACGGTCACCAAGGAGGACCCCGCCGACACCGCGAACAAGGTCGAGCCGAAGAAGGCCGACGTCGGCGGCGCGAAGGACTCGGATGCCGCCAAGGACTCGGACGCCAAGAATGGCGGCGACGCGGGAGGTTCGGCAGGCGAGGCGAAGGCCGCCGCCTGA
- a CDS encoding sugar nucleotide-binding protein → MTEYGKPLAAQSTPIAGLTVWDLPVHGDNRGWFKENWQREKMQALGLPDFGPVQNNVSFNDAAGTTRGIHAEPWDKFVSVATGRIFGAWVDLRDGPTFGAVFTAELDPSRAVFVPRGVGNSFQTLEPHTAYTYLVNDHYSADAQYTSINLADETAAIAWPIPLAEAELSAKDRDHPRLRDITPIPPRKTLIVGAAGQLGRALREAYHGRADVEFADRTELDLTSSLAGARRWRDYGTIVNAAAYTAVDAAETAEGRAAAWVVNVDGVAALANVATAHGITLIHVSSDYVFDGSASRPYLEDDAVSPLGVYGQTKAAADRVVATVPRHYVVRTSWVIGEGKNFVRTMLSLAERGVDPRVVDDQRGRLTFTTDLAKAIRHLAESAAPFGTYNVTGSGDATSWADVARSTFALAGHDPDRITGVATDGYFATATGPVAPRPRNSVLDLTKITNVGFTPEDAGDALAAYVRREVGARVS, encoded by the coding sequence GTGACCGAATACGGCAAGCCCCTCGCTGCGCAGAGCACGCCCATCGCCGGCCTGACGGTGTGGGACCTGCCCGTGCACGGGGACAATCGCGGATGGTTCAAGGAGAACTGGCAGCGCGAGAAGATGCAGGCGCTCGGCCTGCCGGACTTCGGACCGGTACAGAACAACGTGTCGTTCAACGACGCTGCCGGCACCACGCGTGGCATCCACGCCGAGCCCTGGGACAAGTTCGTGTCGGTCGCGACCGGCCGCATCTTCGGCGCGTGGGTCGATCTGCGTGATGGCCCGACATTCGGCGCCGTCTTCACCGCCGAACTCGATCCCTCACGCGCCGTGTTCGTTCCGCGGGGCGTGGGCAATTCGTTCCAGACGCTCGAGCCCCACACCGCGTACACCTACCTCGTCAACGACCACTATTCGGCCGATGCCCAGTACACGTCGATCAACCTCGCCGACGAGACCGCCGCGATCGCCTGGCCCATCCCCCTCGCGGAGGCCGAACTCTCGGCGAAGGACCGCGACCACCCGCGCCTGCGTGACATCACTCCGATCCCTCCGCGGAAGACGCTGATCGTCGGTGCCGCCGGGCAACTCGGGCGCGCTCTGCGCGAGGCCTACCACGGCCGCGCGGACGTCGAGTTCGCCGACCGCACCGAACTCGACCTGACCTCGAGCCTGGCCGGGGCACGACGCTGGCGTGACTACGGCACCATCGTCAACGCCGCGGCCTACACGGCCGTCGATGCCGCGGAGACGGCGGAGGGCCGTGCCGCCGCGTGGGTCGTGAACGTCGACGGTGTCGCCGCGCTGGCGAATGTCGCGACCGCGCACGGGATCACGCTGATCCACGTCTCCAGTGACTACGTCTTCGACGGCAGTGCCTCCCGGCCCTACCTCGAGGATGACGCCGTCTCGCCCCTCGGCGTCTACGGGCAGACGAAGGCTGCCGCGGACCGCGTGGTCGCCACCGTGCCTCGGCACTACGTCGTCCGGACGTCTTGGGTCATCGGTGAGGGCAAGAACTTCGTCCGCACCATGCTGTCGCTCGCCGAGCGTGGCGTTGATCCCCGCGTCGTCGACGACCAACGCGGCCGGCTGACGTTCACGACCGATCTGGCGAAGGCGATCCGGCATCTCGCCGAGAGCGCCGCCCCCTTCGGCACCTACAACGTCACGGGGTCCGGTGACGCGACGTCGTGGGCCGACGTCGCGCGGAGCACGTTCGCCCTTGCCGGCCACGATCCCGATCGCATCACCGGCGTCGCCACCGACGGATACTTCGCGACGGCAACCGGTCCCGTCGCGCCGCGGCCCCGCAACAGTGTGCTGGACCTGACGAAGATCACCAACGTCGGCTTCACACCCGAAGACGCCGGCGACGCGCTGGCGGCGTACGTCAGACGCGAGGTCGGCGCCCGGGTGTCCTGA
- the rfbB gene encoding dTDP-glucose 4,6-dehydratase: MRILVTGGAGFIGANFVHHLVGATDHHVTVLDALTYAGNRASLAGLPEERVAFVHGDVADADLVDDLFTTTDAVVHFAAESHNDNSLDDPRPFLNTNVVGTFTLLEAARRRDVRFHHISTDEVYGDLELDDPERFTEATPYNPSSPYSATKAGSDLLVRAWVRSFGVAATISNCSNNYGPYQHVEKFIPRQITNVLRGIRPKLYGEGRNVRDWIHAEDHSSAVLRILEKGSIGQTYLIGADGEKDNKSVVEMILDLMGQPTDAYDHVVDRAGHDLRYAIDSSKLRDELAWTPEYSDFRAGLEATIAWYREHEDWWAPTKETTEAFYARIGQ; this comes from the coding sequence ATGCGGATTCTCGTCACGGGTGGCGCCGGCTTCATCGGCGCCAACTTCGTGCACCACCTGGTCGGCGCCACCGATCACCACGTCACGGTCCTGGACGCGTTGACCTACGCCGGGAACCGTGCGTCGCTGGCGGGCCTGCCGGAAGAGCGCGTCGCCTTCGTCCACGGCGACGTCGCGGACGCCGACCTCGTCGACGATCTGTTCACCACGACCGACGCCGTCGTGCACTTCGCGGCCGAATCGCACAACGACAATTCACTGGACGATCCGCGGCCCTTCCTGAACACGAACGTCGTCGGCACCTTCACCCTGCTGGAAGCGGCACGTCGACGCGACGTGCGCTTTCACCACATCTCCACCGACGAGGTCTACGGCGACCTCGAACTCGACGATCCGGAACGGTTCACCGAGGCCACGCCCTACAACCCGTCATCGCCGTACTCCGCGACGAAGGCCGGAAGCGATCTGCTGGTGCGGGCGTGGGTCCGCTCGTTCGGCGTCGCCGCGACCATCTCGAACTGCTCGAACAACTACGGGCCGTACCAACACGTCGAGAAGTTCATCCCCCGACAGATCACTAACGTGCTCCGCGGAATACGCCCGAAGCTGTATGGCGAGGGCCGCAACGTCCGGGACTGGATCCACGCCGAGGACCACTCCTCGGCAGTGCTGCGGATCCTCGAGAAGGGATCGATCGGGCAGACCTACCTGATTGGCGCCGACGGCGAGAAGGACAACAAGAGCGTCGTCGAGATGATCCTCGATCTCATGGGTCAGCCCACCGATGCCTACGACCACGTGGTCGACCGCGCCGGCCACGACCTTCGCTACGCCATCGACTCGTCGAAGCTACGCGACGAACTCGCTTGGACCCCGGAGTATTCCGACTTCCGCGCGGGCCTGGAAGCGACCATTGCCTGGTACCGCGAGCACGAGGACTGGTGGGCGCCCACCAAGGAAACTACTGAGGCCTTCTACGCCAGGATTGGCCAGTAG
- the rfbA gene encoding glucose-1-phosphate thymidylyltransferase RfbA — translation MRGIILAGGSGTRLHPITLGISKQLIPVYDKPMIYYPLSTLMLAGIRDILVVTTPHDAEGFERLLGDGSRFGVSIRFAQQPSPDGLAQAFTIGADFIGNDRVALVLGDNLLYGPGLGTQLKNFTDVDGGAIFAYWVAEPSAYGVVEFDAGGRVVSLEEKPTRPKSNYAVPGLYFYDNDVVAIARDLEPSARGEYEITDVNRAYLENGRLRVQVLPRGTAWLDTGTFDQMTDAGEYVRTIERRTGLKIGVPEEIAWRQGFLSDEDLQLCAKRSMKSGYGAYLLELLQRGH, via the coding sequence ATGCGGGGAATCATTCTGGCAGGCGGCTCGGGTACACGTCTCCATCCAATTACGCTGGGAATCTCCAAGCAACTGATCCCCGTGTACGACAAACCGATGATCTACTACCCGCTGTCGACGTTGATGCTGGCCGGCATCCGGGACATCCTCGTAGTTACGACACCCCATGACGCGGAGGGATTCGAGCGACTCCTCGGCGACGGTTCGCGGTTCGGCGTGTCGATTCGATTCGCGCAGCAGCCTTCCCCCGACGGCCTGGCGCAGGCGTTCACGATCGGCGCCGACTTCATCGGCAATGACAGGGTCGCGCTCGTCCTCGGCGACAACCTGCTCTACGGCCCCGGCCTGGGCACGCAGCTGAAGAACTTCACCGACGTCGACGGCGGCGCCATCTTCGCGTACTGGGTCGCCGAGCCGTCGGCGTACGGTGTCGTCGAGTTCGACGCCGGGGGACGGGTGGTGTCCCTGGAGGAGAAGCCGACTCGGCCGAAGAGCAATTACGCCGTGCCCGGCCTGTACTTCTACGACAACGACGTCGTCGCCATCGCCCGCGACCTGGAGCCCAGCGCCCGTGGCGAGTACGAGATCACCGACGTCAATCGCGCCTACCTCGAGAACGGCCGACTGCGGGTGCAGGTGCTGCCGCGGGGAACTGCGTGGTTGGACACCGGGACCTTCGACCAGATGACCGACGCCGGCGAGTACGTCCGCACCATCGAGCGGCGCACCGGGTTGAAGATCGGTGTCCCCGAGGAGATCGCCTGGCGCCAGGGCTTCCTCTCCGACGAGGACCTGCAGCTGTGCGCCAAGCGGTCGATGAAGTCGGGGTACGGCGCGTACCTTCTGGAGTTACTGCAGAGGGGACACTGA
- a CDS encoding cyclopropane mycolic acid synthase family methyltransferase produces MADTTGTKDLTPHFEDIQAHYDLSDDFFGVFQDPTRKYSCAYFTGPNATLSEAQIANVDQHLERLDLKPGMTLLEVGCGWGLTLQRAMEKYDVNVIGLTLSKNQQAYCSRLLANAKSDRTFDVRLEGWEQFHSPVDRIVSIEAIEHFGFERFDEFFKTCFEILPEDGRMTIQSSCGYHPDDLRARGKKLTFELARFAKFMAETIFPGGRIPSTKMLVEHGEKAGFTVPEPLSLRNHYIKTLGIWAARLEQHRDEAIAAAGEQSYDDYMRYLTGCQYYYVDEALDVSLVTYLKQAAAA; encoded by the coding sequence ATGGCTGACACCACCGGCACCAAGGACCTCACTCCTCACTTCGAGGACATCCAGGCGCACTACGACCTGTCCGACGACTTCTTCGGTGTCTTTCAGGACCCGACGCGCAAGTACAGCTGCGCCTACTTCACCGGCCCGAACGCCACGCTGTCCGAGGCCCAGATCGCCAACGTCGACCAGCACCTCGAGCGGCTGGACCTCAAGCCGGGGATGACGCTGCTCGAGGTGGGCTGCGGCTGGGGCCTGACGCTGCAGCGGGCCATGGAGAAGTACGACGTGAACGTCATCGGCCTGACGCTGAGCAAGAACCAGCAGGCCTACTGCAGCCGGCTGCTCGCCAACGCCAAGTCCGACCGCACGTTCGACGTCCGGCTCGAGGGCTGGGAGCAGTTCCACTCCCCCGTCGACCGCATCGTGTCCATCGAGGCCATCGAGCACTTCGGCTTCGAGCGTTTCGACGAGTTCTTCAAGACCTGCTTCGAGATCCTGCCCGAGGACGGCCGGATGACCATTCAGAGCAGCTGTGGCTACCACCCCGACGATCTGCGGGCGCGTGGCAAGAAGCTCACCTTCGAGCTGGCCCGCTTCGCCAAGTTCATGGCCGAGACGATCTTCCCGGGAGGCCGGATTCCGTCGACCAAGATGCTGGTGGAGCACGGTGAGAAGGCCGGCTTCACCGTTCCCGAGCCGCTCTCCCTGCGCAACCACTACATCAAGACGCTCGGCATCTGGGCAGCCCGCCTCGAGCAGCACCGCGACGAGGCGATCGCCGCCGCCGGCGAGCAGTCCTACGACGACTACATGCGGTACCTGACGGGCTGTCAGTACTACTACGTCGACGAGGCGCTCGACGTGAGCCTGGTGACGTACCTGAAGCAGGCTGCCGCCGCCTGA
- a CDS encoding cyclopropane mycolic acid synthase family methyltransferase: MSSSTPSSDLTPHFDDVQTHYDLSDDFYRLFLDPTQTYSCAYFERDDMTLQEAQLAKIDLSLGKLGLEPGMTLLDVGCGWGATMLRAIERYDVNVVGLTLSENQYAHVQKAFEGLDSARSRRVQLQGWEQFDEPVDRIVSIGAFEHFGADRWEAFFAMANRVLPDDGVMLLHTITRLMMAEVKERGIPLSMDVARFTLFIAKEIFPGGQLPAIDQVREHATAAGFDVTRVQSLQLHYARTLDLWAEALQARREEAVALQSVEVYDRYMHYLTGCADMFRRGFIDVNQFTCQK, encoded by the coding sequence TTGTCTTCCTCCACGCCCTCGTCCGATCTGACGCCGCACTTCGACGACGTCCAGACCCACTACGACCTGTCCGACGACTTCTACCGGTTGTTCCTGGACCCGACGCAGACCTACAGCTGCGCCTACTTCGAGCGCGACGACATGACGCTGCAGGAGGCGCAGCTGGCGAAGATCGACCTGTCGTTGGGCAAGCTCGGTCTCGAACCGGGGATGACGCTGCTGGACGTCGGTTGCGGGTGGGGCGCGACGATGCTGCGGGCCATCGAGCGCTACGACGTCAACGTCGTCGGTCTGACGCTGTCGGAGAACCAGTACGCACACGTGCAGAAGGCCTTCGAGGGCCTGGACAGCGCCCGTTCGCGGCGCGTGCAGCTGCAGGGCTGGGAGCAGTTCGACGAGCCCGTCGACCGCATCGTGTCGATCGGCGCGTTCGAGCACTTCGGCGCCGACCGGTGGGAGGCCTTCTTCGCGATGGCGAACCGGGTGCTGCCCGACGACGGCGTGATGCTGCTCCACACGATCACGCGGCTGATGATGGCTGAGGTGAAGGAGCGCGGGATTCCGCTGAGCATGGACGTCGCGCGGTTCACGCTGTTCATCGCCAAGGAGATCTTCCCGGGCGGGCAGCTGCCGGCGATCGACCAGGTGCGCGAGCACGCCACTGCGGCCGGTTTCGACGTGACCCGCGTGCAATCGCTGCAGCTGCACTACGCGCGCACGCTCGACCTGTGGGCCGAGGCGTTGCAGGCTCGCCGCGAGGAGGCCGTCGCGCTGCAGTCCGTGGAGGTCTACGACCGGTACATGCACTACCTGACGGGGTGCGCGGACATGTTCCGCCGCGGGTTCATCGACGTGAATCAGTTCACCTGCCAGAAGTGA
- a CDS encoding cyclopropane mycolic acid synthase family methyltransferase — protein MANTTRKDKLKPHFEDVQAHYDLSDDFFRLFLDPSQMYSCAYFERDDMTLEEAQRAKVDLALGKLGLEPGMTLLDVGCGWGYTMMRAIERYDVNVIGLTLSENQKAHVERVFAASDSPRTKEIRLEGWENFDQPVDRIVSIGAFEHFGRDRWDDFFTKAYEVLPDDGVMLLHTITALTIPQMAERKIPLTFSVARFIKFILTEIFPGGYLPTIDLVGEHAAKAGFTLTREQSLQPHYARTLDTWAAALEANREKAIEVQSEEVYDRYMHYLTGCADSFRKGYTDVNQFTLVK, from the coding sequence ATGGCGAACACGACGCGCAAGGACAAGCTGAAGCCGCACTTCGAGGACGTCCAGGCGCACTACGACCTCTCCGACGACTTCTTCCGGCTGTTTCTCGACCCGAGCCAGATGTACAGCTGCGCCTACTTCGAGCGCGACGACATGACGCTCGAGGAGGCCCAGCGCGCGAAGGTCGACCTGGCGCTCGGCAAGCTCGGCCTGGAGCCCGGCATGACCTTGCTCGACGTCGGCTGCGGCTGGGGCTACACGATGATGCGGGCGATCGAGCGCTACGACGTCAACGTGATCGGTCTGACGCTCAGCGAGAACCAGAAGGCCCACGTCGAGCGGGTGTTCGCCGCCTCCGACAGCCCGCGCACCAAGGAGATCCGCCTGGAGGGCTGGGAGAACTTCGACCAGCCCGTCGATCGCATCGTGTCGATCGGCGCCTTCGAGCACTTCGGCCGCGACCGCTGGGACGACTTCTTCACGAAGGCCTACGAGGTCCTGCCCGACGACGGCGTGATGCTGCTGCACACCATCACGGCGCTGACCATCCCGCAGATGGCCGAACGCAAGATCCCGCTAACGTTCTCGGTCGCGCGGTTCATCAAGTTCATCCTCACCGAGATCTTCCCCGGCGGGTACCTGCCGACCATCGACCTCGTCGGCGAGCACGCCGCCAAGGCCGGCTTCACGCTCACCCGTGAGCAGTCGCTGCAGCCGCACTACGCGCGCACGCTCGACACGTGGGCTGCCGCGCTGGAAGCGAACCGCGAGAAGGCCATCGAGGTGCAGTCCGAAGAGGTCTACGACCGCTACATGCACTACCTGACGGGGTGCGCGGATTCATTCCGCAAGGGCTACACCGACGTCAACCAGTTCACGTTGGTCAAGTAG
- a CDS encoding alpha/beta fold hydrolase: MDVREGKARSGDLDIHYEDMGDEGDPAILLIMGLGAQLTFWREGFCRKLVDQGYRVIRYDNRDVGLSSHFDGRRTKGSQVGNMVRSFLGVKSPSVYTLEDMADDAAALLDHLGIERAHVVGGSMGGMIAQVVAARHAARTRGLGVIFSSNNQPLLPPPGPQQLLAVITGPSPDSPRDVIIENSIRVSRIIGSPGYPASEETLRADAVAFYDRAYYPQGIARQFNAITGSGSLLHYDKRITAPTVVIHGKADKLMRPSGGKAIAKAIPNARLVLFDGMGHELPEPLWDDIVAELQKTFADAA, encoded by the coding sequence ATGGACGTTCGCGAGGGCAAGGCCCGGTCCGGGGATCTGGACATCCACTACGAGGACATGGGCGACGAGGGCGATCCCGCCATCCTGCTCATCATGGGCCTCGGCGCGCAGCTGACGTTCTGGCGGGAGGGCTTCTGCCGCAAACTCGTCGACCAGGGGTACCGCGTCATCCGGTACGACAACCGCGACGTCGGGCTGTCGAGCCACTTCGACGGCCGGCGCACCAAGGGATCCCAGGTCGGCAACATGGTCCGGTCCTTCCTCGGGGTGAAGAGCCCGTCGGTGTACACGCTCGAGGACATGGCCGACGACGCCGCCGCGCTGCTCGACCACCTCGGCATCGAGCGCGCCCACGTCGTGGGCGGCTCGATGGGCGGGATGATCGCGCAGGTCGTCGCCGCCCGGCATGCCGCACGCACACGGGGGCTCGGCGTGATCTTCTCGTCGAACAATCAGCCATTGCTGCCGCCGCCCGGTCCGCAGCAGCTGCTGGCGGTGATCACCGGCCCGTCGCCGGATTCGCCGCGCGACGTCATCATCGAGAACTCCATCCGGGTGAGCCGGATCATCGGCAGCCCGGGCTATCCGGCGTCGGAGGAGACGCTGCGCGCCGACGCGGTCGCGTTCTACGACCGCGCCTACTACCCGCAGGGCATCGCGCGGCAGTTCAACGCCATCACCGGCAGCGGCAGCCTGCTGCACTACGACAAGCGGATCACCGCACCGACGGTCGTCATCCACGGCAAGGCCGACAAGCTGATGCGGCCCTCGGGCGGCAAGGCGATCGCGAAGGCGATCCCGAACGCCCGGCTGGTGCTGTTCGACGGCATGGGACACGAACTCCCCGAGCCGCTGTGGGACGACATCGTCGCGGAGTTGCAGAAGACGTTCGCCGACGCCGCCTGA